Proteins encoded by one window of Salmonirosea aquatica:
- a CDS encoding carboxypeptidase-like regulatory domain-containing protein produces the protein MKSKHLNGSTLPLLLLSLLACTVPSHDGIDPDSSQKGTVSGRATDAAGKPLPNANIVINNTQFYNHNILGQTDGNGQYKLALTPGSWYVRGTVPILFDNKKYVLDLHPDSDAAFAGTEGAIRNLSLKIAGERTGQFGNDGYYGGQVEVFTWGLPGEQITLTLQPVGTLLDGTTGKTIAGKLSQGYLEDVPLGKYTVSAKLGGQPLQVRVRNSGQEYRSSVTASFDPAYPGAEGRYKLNIEVSE, from the coding sequence ATGAAATCTAAACATCTGAATGGCAGTACATTGCCACTGCTTTTACTGTCTCTACTGGCTTGTACCGTTCCCAGTCACGATGGTATTGACCCAGATTCTTCGCAGAAGGGTACGGTTTCGGGCCGTGCGACCGATGCCGCAGGCAAACCTCTGCCCAACGCAAACATTGTAATCAATAACACGCAATTTTATAACCACAATATTCTGGGGCAAACCGACGGAAACGGACAGTATAAGCTGGCCCTCACGCCCGGTTCGTGGTATGTACGGGGAACGGTGCCAATACTGTTCGACAATAAAAAGTATGTATTGGATCTCCATCCCGATTCTGATGCCGCCTTTGCCGGAACGGAGGGAGCGATTCGAAACCTGAGCTTGAAAATCGCGGGAGAACGAACCGGTCAGTTTGGCAACGACGGATACTATGGCGGCCAGGTGGAGGTATTCACCTGGGGTCTTCCTGGCGAACAGATCACGCTGACTCTTCAACCCGTGGGTACTTTGCTGGATGGCACAACGGGTAAAACGATTGCCGGCAAACTAAGCCAGGGGTACCTTGAGGACGTACCCCTGGGCAAATACACCGTGTCGGCCAAGCTAGGTGGGCAGCCCCTTCAGGTAAGAGTACGAAACAGCGGTCAGGAATACCGTAGTAGTGTGACGGCCAGCTTTGATCCTGCCTACCCCGGTGCTGAGGGGCGCTACAAACTAAATATTGAAGTGAGTGAATGA
- a CDS encoding BT_3928 family protein produces MKRVAQVAKIIVGILFIFSGLIKLNDPVGTEIKLEEYFEVFATDVPALHDFFMMLVPYALAFSVVLCVAEVVLGVALLVNYKPKTTSWLLLLIIVFFTFLTFYSAYFNRVTDCGCFGDAIKLKPWTSFGKDLFLLVLIVLILYKRKEFRPMPTGMIVAVATVASLGVAFYAIRHLPILDLLPYRVGANIPEQMKPSEEMRYKYVFEKDGKTQEFESFPTDTTLKFKEMVLLNENAKPKITDYRAWTDEGDFTQATFKGNKLFIIIKNLKDLNTAAFPEIRKLVGNLKGKDVEPMILTSASSDEIDAFRKSQQLSVPYLFVDATVLKTISRSNPGIWLLSNGTVKGKWHYNDTPTAETVMERLGQKTP; encoded by the coding sequence ATGAAACGAGTTGCCCAGGTTGCTAAAATCATCGTTGGAATTCTCTTCATATTTTCGGGCTTGATCAAATTGAACGATCCCGTAGGTACCGAGATAAAACTGGAAGAGTACTTTGAGGTGTTTGCCACGGATGTACCCGCCCTGCATGACTTCTTCATGATGCTGGTACCCTATGCCCTGGCTTTTTCGGTAGTGTTGTGTGTGGCCGAAGTCGTTTTGGGGGTTGCGTTACTGGTCAACTACAAGCCCAAAACCACCTCCTGGCTGCTATTGCTGATCATTGTCTTCTTCACATTCCTGACTTTTTACTCCGCCTATTTTAACCGGGTTACCGATTGTGGCTGCTTCGGCGATGCCATCAAACTGAAACCCTGGACCTCTTTTGGGAAAGACCTTTTCCTGCTGGTACTGATAGTACTCATCCTGTATAAACGGAAGGAATTCCGACCCATGCCTACGGGTATGATCGTTGCGGTAGCTACGGTAGCTTCCCTAGGGGTTGCTTTTTATGCCATCCGGCATTTGCCCATTCTGGATTTGCTACCCTACCGGGTTGGTGCCAATATTCCCGAGCAGATGAAACCTTCGGAGGAAATGCGGTACAAATACGTGTTTGAAAAGGATGGAAAAACGCAGGAATTCGAGTCCTTTCCTACGGATACTACCTTGAAATTCAAAGAAATGGTACTTCTGAATGAAAATGCCAAACCAAAAATAACGGACTACCGAGCCTGGACCGATGAAGGAGATTTTACTCAGGCGACTTTTAAAGGGAATAAGCTTTTTATCATTATCAAAAACCTGAAGGATCTCAATACGGCAGCGTTTCCTGAAATCAGAAAACTGGTCGGTAATTTGAAGGGTAAGGATGTAGAACCCATGATACTAACCTCGGCCAGCAGTGATGAGATCGATGCTTTCAGAAAATCACAGCAGTTGTCGGTCCCATACCTTTTCGTGGATGCCACTGTACTGAAAACGATTTCCCGTTCCAACCCGGGAATCTGGCTACTGAGCAACGGAACCGTAAAGGGTAAGTGGCACTACAACGATACCCCAACCGCCGAAACGGTGATGGAAAGGCTTGGTCAAAAGACTCCCTAG
- a CDS encoding sensor histidine kinase, which produces MKAPPNDTRLRLLGPLGLFVFVGVFFRLDWYFQLPFKTILINDTIALIAGLVSWQIARWVVLRIQKNYPGLANSPRRLLWLLAVLPVLANFAWVMRHAARFLIDGKFLYFNNTIELSRTIGIQLFYHFIYFTVYEVWYILRQWHRETVETNALEKTSLQSQLSSLQHQVNPHFLFNSLNSLSSLIGENPHHADAFLEELTSVFRYLLQASERYLVTLGEEVTFIHSYGHLLQARYQQGIRLELDIDHAYESLAVAPLTLQILVENAVRYNVTLPEQPLHIRIFTTPERRLGVANTLQRRSLRVETTGGGLTNLTMRYALLNEGELLIEEQPEWFLVSVPLISKTTVEATN; this is translated from the coding sequence ATGAAGGCCCCACCCAACGATACCCGACTCCGTTTGCTTGGCCCGCTGGGGCTTTTTGTGTTCGTTGGTGTATTTTTCCGGCTCGACTGGTACTTTCAACTTCCTTTCAAAACGATCCTGATCAACGATACCATTGCGCTGATTGCCGGATTGGTTTCCTGGCAAATTGCCCGGTGGGTGGTACTGCGGATTCAGAAAAATTATCCCGGCCTGGCCAATTCCCCACGCCGTCTGCTGTGGCTGCTGGCTGTATTGCCCGTGCTGGCCAATTTTGCCTGGGTGATGCGCCATGCCGCCCGTTTTTTGATTGATGGCAAGTTTCTGTACTTCAACAATACAATTGAACTAAGCCGAACCATAGGAATTCAACTTTTTTACCACTTCATCTACTTCACAGTATATGAGGTATGGTACATTCTGCGGCAATGGCATCGCGAAACGGTAGAAACCAATGCCCTGGAGAAGACGTCGCTGCAAAGTCAGCTGTCTTCCTTACAGCACCAGGTCAACCCCCATTTTCTATTCAACAGCCTTAATTCGCTCTCCTCACTCATAGGCGAAAATCCGCACCATGCCGATGCTTTTCTGGAAGAGCTTACCTCGGTCTTCAGGTACCTTTTACAGGCGAGTGAAAGGTACCTGGTCACTCTGGGAGAGGAAGTGACCTTCATCCACTCCTACGGCCATTTGCTCCAAGCCCGCTATCAACAGGGAATACGCCTCGAACTGGACATTGATCATGCCTACGAATCGCTGGCGGTTGCGCCACTGACGCTCCAGATTCTGGTGGAGAATGCCGTGCGCTACAATGTAACGCTGCCCGAGCAACCTCTGCACATTCGGATTTTCACCACCCCCGAACGAAGGCTTGGTGTGGCCAATACGCTCCAACGCAGATCCCTCCGCGTCGAAACGACCGGGGGCGGGCTAACCAACCTAACCATGCGCTACGCCCTGCTCAACGAGGGGGAGCTGCTGATCGAAGAACAGCCGGAGTGGTTCCTGGTCAGTGTACCCCTTATCAGCAAAACCACCGTGGAAGCCACGAACTAG
- a CDS encoding sensor histidine kinase, translating into MKLPSYSKHDKLLQIVVLPIVIGSVNWILIGEAYWQHANTFWLATLLTLAVSFENWLVNNYISLKLDQRFPGLEYYMRRAAWRYILCTISSCLHYLVLFAIYRYLPLPHFVADPIRLGFTLLFIVLIVLVVVFVYEGIHNFNHWAESRQEVDTLSKAQLQAQLDALRQQVNPHFLFNSLNSLISLISEDPRQAEIFAEELSTVYRYLLRSNEGPLTPLINELEFIRSYYQLLKTRYGDALRLEINIVPEAEVRQLPPLTLQLLIENAVKHNIILPDQPLTISLMSDAHHRLIISNNLQRKPSRALSNGVGLSNILTKYEMLGQPAPSVEDDGQEFRVVLSLV; encoded by the coding sequence ATGAAACTACCGTCCTATTCCAAGCATGACAAGCTTTTGCAGATTGTCGTTCTTCCTATCGTGATTGGTAGTGTCAACTGGATTCTGATCGGCGAAGCGTACTGGCAACACGCCAACACGTTTTGGCTGGCAACGCTCCTTACGTTAGCCGTTTCGTTTGAGAACTGGCTGGTCAATAATTACATTTCTCTCAAACTCGATCAGCGGTTCCCTGGCCTCGAGTATTATATGCGTCGTGCGGCCTGGCGGTACATTCTGTGCACCATCAGTTCGTGTCTGCATTACCTGGTACTTTTTGCGATTTACCGTTACCTACCCCTTCCCCACTTCGTGGCTGACCCAATTCGACTGGGTTTTACCCTTTTATTTATCGTGCTGATTGTCCTGGTCGTAGTGTTCGTGTATGAGGGCATTCACAACTTCAACCATTGGGCAGAGTCGCGTCAGGAAGTAGATACCCTCAGTAAAGCCCAGCTTCAGGCGCAGTTGGATGCCTTACGGCAGCAAGTGAACCCCCATTTTTTATTTAACAGCCTCAATTCGCTGATTTCTTTGATATCGGAAGATCCGCGACAGGCCGAAATCTTTGCGGAAGAACTCAGTACAGTCTACCGCTACCTGCTGCGGTCTAATGAAGGTCCACTGACACCGCTGATTAACGAACTGGAATTTATCCGATCGTATTATCAACTTCTCAAAACCCGATACGGGGATGCCCTACGGCTGGAAATAAATATCGTTCCGGAGGCTGAAGTACGGCAACTTCCTCCTTTGACGCTACAGCTACTGATCGAGAATGCCGTCAAACACAACATCATTCTGCCCGACCAACCGCTTACCATTTCACTGATGAGCGATGCGCACCATCGTTTGATCATCAGCAATAACCTTCAACGTAAGCCCAGTCGCGCCCTTTCCAATGGCGTGGGACTCAGTAACATTCTGACTAAGTACGAAATGCTTGGCCAACCCGCGCCTAGCGTGGAGGACGATGGGCAGGAGTTTCGGGTCGTGCTATCGCTGGTCTGA
- a CDS encoding DUF1599 domain-containing protein, whose product MKTTEAEYQAVIDHCRELFTKKNQDYGTSWRILRLPSITDQIFIKAQRIRTIQEKGSQKVQDGITEEFVGIVNYCVMALIQIALQGRTTELAVDTITDLYDQQINEVRELLFNKNHDYGEAWRAMRVSSMTDIILMKLLRIKQIEDNAGQTLVSEGVKSGYQDMINYAVFCLITSNGLQTNG is encoded by the coding sequence GTGAAAACCACCGAGGCTGAATACCAGGCCGTCATCGATCATTGCCGGGAACTATTCACTAAAAAAAATCAGGATTATGGTACCTCCTGGCGAATTCTGCGACTCCCTTCCATTACCGACCAAATTTTCATCAAAGCCCAGCGCATCCGTACCATTCAGGAGAAAGGCAGCCAAAAAGTACAGGACGGAATTACCGAAGAGTTCGTAGGGATCGTTAACTACTGTGTAATGGCACTGATCCAGATCGCCTTGCAGGGGCGTACCACCGAACTGGCCGTAGACACTATAACCGATCTGTACGACCAGCAGATCAACGAGGTCCGTGAATTGCTTTTTAACAAGAATCACGATTATGGCGAAGCCTGGCGTGCCATGCGGGTCAGTTCCATGACGGACATTATCCTCATGAAGCTACTGAGAATCAAACAAATTGAAGACAATGCCGGTCAGACACTGGTTTCCGAAGGAGTCAAATCGGGCTATCAGGATATGATTAATTATGCAGTGTTCTGCCTTATCACTTCCAATGGCCTGCAGACAAACGGATAG
- a CDS encoding sensor histidine kinase, which translates to MTLSIEQKIRLAGPILLFLIGTLFFRLNWYFELPTGELIRSDIIGLTAGYLCWNLTRWVVQRLQIRFPGLTNTRRRLLWMGLLLPLLVNIAWLLRQFLHIGFNDASYIWVSVSAYTYALGIQIFYHGIYYTIYEGGYVLQEWQRSYEHNEWLKKNKLQHQLETLKSQINPHFLFNSLNSLSMLIHDNPRQAEAFVDEISNVYRYLLRANEQPLTTLRRELQFIQSYFQLLKTRYGPGIDLRILVEAEQLEAKIPPLTLQLLVENAVKHNAVLPEQPLMVLIEARGQYLEVRNNLNRKNSTLQSNRVGLANISAKYTLLSSQSISVREEDGYFVVTLPLLAFESQTYPGI; encoded by the coding sequence ATGACACTTTCCATCGAACAGAAAATCCGTCTGGCGGGCCCGATCCTACTGTTTCTAATAGGTACCCTGTTTTTTCGACTGAACTGGTATTTCGAATTGCCGACTGGCGAATTAATCCGCTCCGACATCATTGGCCTGACGGCGGGCTACCTGTGTTGGAATTTGACCCGCTGGGTCGTACAGCGGCTTCAGATACGCTTCCCTGGTCTGACGAACACCCGCCGCCGCTTACTCTGGATGGGACTATTGCTACCCCTCCTGGTCAACATTGCCTGGCTGCTGCGCCAGTTTTTACATATTGGATTCAACGATGCATCCTACATCTGGGTGTCCGTTTCGGCCTATACCTACGCGCTGGGAATACAGATTTTCTACCACGGCATTTACTATACTATTTATGAAGGTGGGTACGTGTTACAGGAATGGCAGCGAAGCTATGAACACAATGAGTGGCTCAAGAAAAACAAGCTACAGCATCAGCTCGAAACCCTGAAAAGCCAGATTAACCCCCATTTTCTATTCAATAGCCTCAACTCACTCTCCATGCTGATCCATGATAACCCACGGCAGGCCGAGGCTTTTGTGGACGAAATCAGCAATGTGTATAGGTACCTGCTTCGGGCCAACGAGCAGCCCCTAACTACTTTGAGGCGGGAATTACAGTTTATTCAATCCTATTTCCAACTGCTCAAAACCCGCTATGGCCCTGGTATCGATTTGCGGATTTTGGTAGAAGCCGAACAGCTGGAGGCCAAAATCCCCCCGCTGACATTGCAGTTGCTTGTTGAAAACGCCGTGAAACATAATGCCGTCCTGCCCGAGCAACCCCTAATGGTCCTCATTGAGGCACGGGGGCAATACCTGGAGGTGCGGAACAATCTTAACCGAAAAAACTCAACCCTTCAATCCAACCGGGTAGGCCTGGCCAATATTTCCGCCAAGTACACATTACTCAGTAGCCAGTCTATCTCAGTCCGGGAGGAAGATGGCTATTTTGTGGTTACGCTTCCTTTATTGGCTTTTGAATCACAAACCTATCCCGGCATATGA
- a CDS encoding MerR family transcriptional regulator: protein MKSFSVKKVSKISGVSVRTLHHYDSIGLLKPSHRTEAGYRYYDEARLLRLQQILFYRELGFSLRQVREILDDPGFSLIWALENHRSALENRQKRIASLLVTIDRTIQNLKKGEIMTNPEQLYEGLPKEVGITYRQEAIDEYGQDAVDQSERALMKMTKEDLEKLKKEQGQIASELFTMQNENPESDAVQRVIARHYANIRMFWGTSNLPDKQAEAYAGLGELYVNDERFTLVNGVPQPGYALFMQKAMRHFANTQLKKASM from the coding sequence ATGAAAAGTTTTAGCGTGAAGAAAGTATCCAAAATTTCAGGGGTGAGTGTGCGCACACTTCATCACTACGATTCTATTGGGTTGTTGAAGCCATCGCACCGTACCGAAGCCGGCTATCGGTATTATGATGAAGCACGACTACTCCGTTTGCAGCAAATTCTTTTCTACCGGGAACTCGGATTTTCGCTCCGGCAGGTTCGTGAAATACTGGATGATCCGGGTTTCAGTCTGATCTGGGCCTTGGAAAATCACAGGTCAGCCCTGGAAAACCGGCAAAAACGAATCGCCAGCCTATTGGTTACGATCGACAGAACCATCCAAAACTTAAAAAAAGGAGAAATTATGACAAATCCAGAACAACTTTACGAGGGGTTGCCCAAAGAAGTAGGAATTACCTACCGCCAGGAAGCGATCGACGAATACGGCCAAGATGCCGTTGACCAATCGGAAAGAGCGTTAATGAAAATGACTAAGGAAGATTTGGAAAAACTCAAAAAGGAACAGGGTCAGATTGCTTCCGAGCTTTTCACCATGCAAAATGAAAACCCGGAGAGTGATGCCGTGCAACGGGTGATTGCTCGCCACTACGCCAACATCCGAATGTTTTGGGGTACTTCAAATCTACCGGACAAACAGGCGGAAGCCTACGCAGGATTAGGAGAATTGTACGTCAATGACGAGAGATTCACGTTGGTCAACGGTGTTCCCCAGCCCGGGTACGCCCTTTTTATGCAGAAAGCTATGCGGCATTTTGCCAACACCCAGTTGAAAAAGGCTTCTATGTAA
- a CDS encoding sensor histidine kinase, protein MNRLNDTWLRIIGISTLLAISISVNDYYQRPYSPRMLFKIMVTLGTITAIWHVMRYLLIYFRKRYPRKSQFIKRLSLTFLASSFINTVIIWLSWALQHLITYGSLTDFRIYHDMASITVNNHKLSLGLYGFDIVLAVVNFLFFQVMYEIVFFIHDSIIREKQLRLAEQEREMLRAANLQSQLDALKQQVNPHFLFNSLNALDSLIEDDPPRARVFLEELSTVYRYLLRSNEHHLIDLEKELGFIQSYYHLLKTRLGDGLQLNLVIDDRYRTYKLPTLTLQLLVENAFKHNIVLPDQPLVIDIRTDQAGNLLIQNNIQRKNVRVASNGVGLSNILTKYRVLSQPTPTIREANGQFEVTLPLIDASN, encoded by the coding sequence TTGAACCGTCTTAACGATACCTGGCTCCGTATCATCGGTATTTCCACCCTGCTGGCGATCAGTATTTCCGTGAACGACTACTACCAGCGGCCGTACAGCCCCCGGATGCTGTTCAAAATCATGGTCACCCTCGGTACAATCACAGCGATTTGGCATGTGATGCGGTACCTCCTCATTTATTTTCGGAAGCGTTACCCGCGGAAATCCCAGTTCATAAAGCGGCTATCGTTAACGTTTCTTGCGAGTAGCTTCATTAACACAGTAATCATCTGGCTGTCGTGGGCCCTCCAGCATTTGATTACCTACGGCTCGCTGACCGATTTCCGCATTTACCATGACATGGCCAGTATTACCGTCAACAACCATAAGCTTTCTTTGGGCTTGTATGGATTTGATATAGTGCTGGCGGTCGTTAACTTCCTTTTTTTTCAGGTCATGTACGAAATCGTCTTTTTCATCCATGATTCCATCATCCGGGAAAAACAACTCCGGCTGGCCGAGCAGGAACGTGAAATGCTTCGCGCGGCCAATCTGCAAAGTCAACTTGATGCGCTCAAGCAGCAGGTTAACCCCCATTTTCTGTTCAATAGTCTAAATGCCCTGGACTCCCTCATTGAGGATGACCCGCCCCGGGCGCGGGTTTTTCTGGAAGAACTCAGTACCGTCTACCGCTACCTGCTCCGCTCAAACGAACACCACCTGATTGATTTGGAGAAGGAGCTGGGTTTCATCCAATCGTACTATCATTTGTTGAAAACCCGCCTGGGCGACGGCCTGCAGTTGAATCTGGTCATCGACGACCGTTACCGGACCTACAAGCTACCCACGCTAACCCTGCAATTGCTGGTCGAAAATGCTTTTAAGCACAATATCGTGTTACCCGACCAGCCACTCGTGATAGATATCCGTACCGATCAGGCCGGTAATCTTCTTATCCAGAATAATATACAGCGTAAGAATGTAAGGGTGGCTTCGAATGGCGTGGGGTTGAGCAATATCCTGACCAAGTACCGGGTTCTGAGCCAGCCTACCCCTACCATCCGGGAGGCAAACGGCCAGTTTGAGGTAACCCTGCCGTTGATAGATGCGAGTAATTAA
- a CDS encoding LytR/AlgR family response regulator transcription factor, producing MNVLIIEDEALAVRKLTRLLQEVDPTLSIVGTTPSVRASVKWLEDNAPGQPGAPDLILMDIELADGQSFEIFEQTTVTAPVIFTTSYDEYALRAFKVNSIDYLLKPIKRYELEASLEKYRKLNKESAPTVAIDALVQQLRQQVAPADYRRRFLVRHLSQWVPVEVGDIAYFTSETGVSLFRTRSNQKFSLDYTLDELEAMLDPGQFFRANRQYIVSVASVQQIHPYFNNKLKLTLKPATDDEVLVSRERATDFKKWMGK from the coding sequence ATGAACGTATTGATCATTGAAGACGAAGCATTAGCAGTTCGAAAGCTTACCCGCCTGCTGCAGGAGGTGGACCCTACCCTTAGTATCGTAGGTACCACCCCCAGTGTGAGGGCTTCGGTAAAATGGCTCGAGGACAACGCGCCGGGTCAACCCGGCGCTCCGGACCTGATACTGATGGATATTGAGCTGGCGGATGGGCAGAGCTTCGAAATATTCGAGCAGACCACCGTTACAGCCCCGGTGATTTTTACGACTTCATACGATGAGTATGCCCTACGTGCTTTCAAGGTGAATAGCATTGATTACCTACTGAAGCCCATCAAACGATACGAACTGGAAGCCAGCCTGGAAAAATACCGGAAACTCAACAAAGAGTCTGCTCCTACGGTGGCCATTGATGCCCTGGTGCAGCAGTTACGTCAGCAGGTGGCCCCCGCCGACTATCGCCGCCGGTTTCTGGTGCGGCACCTTTCACAGTGGGTACCTGTAGAAGTAGGCGACATCGCCTATTTTACCTCTGAGACGGGTGTGAGCCTGTTCCGTACCCGTTCCAATCAGAAGTTTTCGCTCGATTATACCCTCGACGAACTCGAGGCCATGCTTGATCCCGGACAATTTTTCCGGGCCAATCGGCAGTATATCGTCAGCGTTGCATCAGTCCAGCAGATTCACCCTTATTTTAACAACAAACTAAAACTCACCCTTAAGCCCGCCACCGACGACGAAGTGCTGGTCAGCCGCGAGCGCGCCACGGACTTTAAGAAATGGATGGGGAAATAG
- a CDS encoding sensor histidine kinase: protein MQRLNDRWMRLLGVPILALLGQGMMYGYTNVPYPNDWRIPLFFVLGTIVVWETNRIGILLSRRQFPELAQTWKRVLLQLVWFVIFSTLIRIAQTVVYQLVGLWHDKDTFAFKAYFFNALVSVVGTVQIAAVFEGIYLYERWKVSYTEAQELKKASLQSQLDTLKSHINPHFLFNNLNSLSALIDSDARQAERFLDEFSSVYRYLLQQQNRNLCPLADELTFIDAYFYLLKTRYGEGISLQKDIAPDYEDHLISPLTLQMLFEQIISQNIIDAGSPLLIQLYARDQMVYVESNRQPKAVAGDTGQPGLQNIIAKYRLLSQVAVLVQQNEHIVRVGIPLIAPTPVPPSLHST, encoded by the coding sequence ATGCAACGGTTAAATGACCGCTGGATGCGGCTACTGGGAGTTCCGATACTGGCGTTGCTGGGTCAGGGCATGATGTATGGGTACACCAACGTACCTTATCCCAACGATTGGCGGATACCGCTGTTTTTTGTGCTCGGCACCATCGTGGTCTGGGAAACCAATCGCATCGGCATTCTGCTCTCCCGGCGACAGTTCCCCGAACTAGCGCAGACCTGGAAACGGGTACTGCTGCAACTGGTTTGGTTTGTAATTTTCTCGACGCTCATCCGAATCGCCCAAACAGTAGTCTATCAATTGGTTGGCTTATGGCATGATAAAGATACGTTCGCGTTCAAGGCTTACTTTTTCAATGCACTGGTATCGGTGGTAGGTACCGTACAGATAGCCGCGGTGTTCGAAGGCATCTACCTATACGAGCGTTGGAAAGTGTCTTACACCGAGGCTCAGGAGTTGAAAAAAGCCAGCCTGCAAAGTCAGCTCGATACACTTAAAAGCCATATCAATCCTCATTTCCTGTTCAATAACCTCAACTCGCTGTCGGCGCTGATTGACAGCGATGCCCGGCAGGCCGAACGATTCCTGGACGAATTCTCGTCCGTATATCGCTATCTGTTGCAGCAACAAAACCGCAATCTGTGTCCGCTGGCCGATGAACTGACCTTTATCGACGCGTATTTTTATCTCCTTAAAACCCGCTATGGCGAAGGAATTTCACTGCAAAAAGACATTGCCCCGGACTATGAGGACCATCTGATTTCACCTCTGACCTTGCAGATGCTGTTCGAGCAGATCATCAGCCAAAACATCATCGACGCAGGCAGCCCACTCCTTATCCAGCTTTATGCACGGGATCAGATGGTTTATGTTGAAAGCAACCGGCAGCCGAAGGCAGTGGCCGGGGACACGGGCCAACCGGGTCTACAAAATATTATTGCGAAGTACCGACTACTTAGCCAGGTGGCCGTATTGGTACAGCAGAACGAACATATCGTCCGGGTTGGCATTCCGCTGATTGCGCCCACACCCGTCCCTCCTTCACTCCACTCAACCTAA
- a CDS encoding glycosyltransferase — protein sequence MKKQRILFATMPMDGHFSPLTSLAKHLSDLGHEVRWYVGGHYGQKVTRLGLHHYPFVKAQTVNQENLDVLFPERKNIQGTVARLRFDINQVFLLRGPEFVEDLTMIYNEWPYDLIVHDVAFMGGSLIRELLPIKSVAVGVIPLAESDRNLPPSGLGKIPASGWFERQAQHMLRYLVQDVMFKPCNDLHNQIRRQHGLPAVKGFLFDYAVRSADLYLQSGVPSFEFPRERISPNVRFVGAMLPYQRDRKPSFEYAGKALDARRVILVTQGTVEKDIEKILVPTLKAFQNDPDTLVIATTGGSQTQELRDRFPQEHFIIEDFIDFNSVMPYAHVYVTNGGYGGVMLGLKHNLPIVAAGVHEGKNEIAARVGYCGVGVNLKTETPKANQIHRAVERVLSDITYRQNLRKLSREFDAYRANELATQHIQELFEKSIELVFTNSGSLSVTD from the coding sequence ATGAAAAAACAACGCATTTTATTTGCCACTATGCCTATGGATGGGCATTTTAGTCCCCTGACTTCCCTGGCTAAACACCTTAGCGACCTGGGACATGAAGTTCGCTGGTACGTCGGCGGTCATTACGGGCAGAAAGTAACCCGACTTGGTCTGCATCACTATCCGTTCGTGAAAGCGCAAACAGTCAATCAGGAAAACCTCGACGTTCTTTTCCCGGAGCGAAAAAACATACAGGGTACCGTGGCACGGCTGCGCTTTGACATCAATCAGGTGTTTCTGCTGCGTGGGCCCGAATTTGTTGAAGACCTGACTATGATTTATAATGAATGGCCGTACGACCTGATCGTCCATGATGTCGCGTTCATGGGAGGTTCCCTGATCAGGGAGTTGCTTCCGATCAAATCCGTAGCCGTGGGAGTGATACCCCTGGCCGAGTCGGATAGAAACCTGCCTCCCTCCGGACTGGGAAAAATTCCCGCCTCGGGTTGGTTCGAACGTCAGGCCCAGCATATGTTGCGCTACCTGGTACAAGACGTTATGTTCAAACCCTGCAACGATCTGCACAACCAGATACGACGTCAACATGGCCTTCCCGCCGTCAAAGGTTTCCTTTTTGACTATGCCGTCCGCTCAGCCGACCTTTATTTGCAGAGTGGGGTACCTTCTTTCGAATTTCCACGTGAGCGTATTAGCCCCAACGTCCGTTTTGTCGGCGCTATGCTACCTTACCAACGAGACCGAAAACCATCTTTCGAGTATGCCGGCAAAGCGTTGGACGCACGGCGGGTGATACTGGTGACCCAGGGGACAGTGGAGAAGGATATTGAAAAAATTCTTGTCCCTACCCTCAAAGCTTTTCAGAATGACCCCGATACTCTGGTAATCGCCACAACGGGTGGTTCACAAACGCAGGAATTACGCGACCGCTTTCCGCAGGAACATTTTATCATTGAAGATTTCATTGATTTCAACTCCGTGATGCCCTATGCTCATGTATATGTCACCAACGGCGGCTATGGCGGCGTCATGCTGGGGCTAAAGCATAACCTACCCATCGTGGCGGCGGGTGTACATGAGGGTAAGAACGAGATTGCGGCCCGCGTCGGTTATTGTGGGGTAGGCGTGAATCTGAAAACCGAAACCCCCAAAGCCAACCAGATTCACCGGGCCGTGGAGCGGGTGCTATCAGACATTACCTACCGGCAGAATTTGCGAAAACTTAGCAGGGAATTTGATGCGTATCGGGCCAATGAACTAGCCACGCAGCACATTCAGGAACTGTTCGAAAAGTCCATTGAACTAGTGTTCACGAACTCTGGATCGCTTTCAGTAACAGATTAA